One window of the Rhizobium sp. ARZ01 genome contains the following:
- a CDS encoding isoprenylcysteine carboxylmethyltransferase family protein — protein MNETTENMRDNSGAVVRPPIAWMLAVIAGIALDWLYPLPFLPAGVPTGWPGGILFLAGLALLIWAAMTFRRAGTQIQTTDPTTTIVDDGPYRFTRNPIYIGMFLGLIGLAVAFDSLWLIVLLVPFYLVIRYGVVAREEAYLERKFGDVYLAYKARVRRWL, from the coding sequence ATGAACGAGACGACCGAGAACATGCGCGACAATTCAGGCGCCGTGGTGCGGCCGCCCATCGCCTGGATGCTCGCGGTGATCGCTGGGATTGCGCTCGACTGGCTTTATCCGCTGCCGTTCCTGCCGGCGGGCGTGCCGACCGGCTGGCCCGGCGGCATCTTGTTTCTAGCCGGCCTCGCGCTGCTGATCTGGGCAGCGATGACCTTCCGCCGCGCCGGAACACAGATTCAGACCACCGATCCGACGACGACGATCGTTGACGACGGCCCCTACCGCTTCACACGCAACCCGATCTACATCGGTATGTTCCTAGGCCTGATCGGTCTTGCCGTAGCCTTCGATAGCCTGTGGCTCATTGTCCTGTTGGTGCCGTTCTATCTCGTCATCCGCTATGGTGTGGTCGCCCGCGAGGAGGCTTATCTCGAGCGGAAGTTCGGAGACGTCTATCTCGCCTACAAAGCCCGTGTCAGGCGGTGGCTGTAG
- a CDS encoding response regulator, protein MNDIDAPLVLIVDDDEAMRSSMAFLFSSVGLEAKVHASAAELLAELPPDESVRPGVLVLDVRMPEMSGLELQRRLVNSQFPLPIIFVTGHGDVPIAVETLKVGAFDFIEKPFKEQYLLDSVAAAIQLSRTNLALYAQRRSVEEKLSRLGRREVEVMNGVLAGKPNKVIAHELDLSIKSIEVYRASVMSKMQASSLVELARLVDALAYSNTR, encoded by the coding sequence ATGAACGATATCGATGCTCCGCTTGTTCTCATTGTCGATGACGATGAAGCAATGCGCTCTTCCATGGCGTTCCTGTTTTCATCGGTCGGACTGGAAGCGAAGGTTCACGCATCGGCGGCAGAGCTTTTGGCCGAGCTACCGCCTGACGAATCCGTGCGTCCGGGAGTCTTGGTGCTGGACGTGCGCATGCCGGAAATGAGTGGGCTGGAACTTCAGCGAAGGCTGGTAAACAGTCAATTTCCCCTGCCGATTATTTTTGTTACTGGTCACGGCGATGTCCCCATCGCGGTTGAGACCCTGAAGGTTGGCGCATTCGATTTCATCGAAAAACCCTTCAAAGAACAGTATCTCCTGGATTCAGTTGCGGCTGCTATCCAGCTCTCGCGGACGAACTTGGCCCTCTATGCGCAGCGTCGTTCGGTAGAAGAAAAACTCTCCAGACTTGGGCGTCGAGAAGTGGAGGTGATGAATGGTGTTCTGGCTGGCAAGCCCAACAAAGTGATTGCCCATGAACTCGACTTGTCGATCAAGTCCATCGAGGTCTATCGCGCCTCCGTGATGTCGAAAATGCAGGCAAGCTCGCTCGTGGAACTTGCGAGGCTGGTCGACGCGTTGGCTTATAGTAATACGCGATAG
- a CDS encoding Gfo/Idh/MocA family oxidoreductase, translating to MKQHGIGILGAGMIGAAHAFGYRTHCPRFADRLHGLRLAVVADPNEALARTLASTYGFEGTATDWKAVMDNPAIGIVSVALPNFLHVDAVDAALQAGKHVLCEKPLALSAADARRLYEAAKGTEVCAATVFNYRRIPAVIEIRNRIAAGEMGEIVNILVQFQCEYAADPYLPHSWRYERDRAGSGALADIGTHAIDTARYLCGEIDEIVGAVSNISIKERFVAAGATVGHDRGDLSTEKKTVDNDDVMSALLRFRSGAQGLFSASRVAIGMGNTLSFEVFGTKASAKFSTKLLNQYEIARFDGSGQTPFATVANRPSSPNLKEMLPVPYDGVGVGYAEIFGFMIHDFLTAIAERKPIASGTLLDGLRVAEILDAIQRSAETGTATRIAHAPA from the coding sequence ATGAAGCAGCACGGGATCGGTATCCTTGGTGCGGGCATGATCGGCGCCGCACACGCCTTCGGCTACCGTACTCATTGTCCCCGGTTTGCGGATCGGCTGCACGGTCTGCGTCTTGCCGTAGTTGCGGACCCCAACGAGGCGCTTGCCCGGACACTTGCATCGACCTACGGGTTTGAGGGTACTGCGACCGACTGGAAAGCGGTCATGGACAACCCCGCGATCGGCATTGTCAGCGTAGCCCTTCCGAACTTCCTTCATGTCGATGCGGTGGACGCCGCGCTGCAAGCCGGAAAGCACGTTCTTTGCGAAAAGCCGCTGGCGTTGAGTGCCGCCGACGCACGTCGTCTTTATGAAGCGGCAAAGGGAACAGAAGTCTGTGCGGCAACGGTCTTCAACTACCGCCGCATCCCCGCTGTCATCGAGATCCGTAACAGGATTGCCGCCGGTGAGATGGGCGAAATCGTCAACATCCTCGTGCAGTTCCAGTGCGAGTATGCCGCCGATCCATATCTGCCTCACTCCTGGCGCTACGAAAGGGATCGGGCTGGATCGGGCGCACTGGCGGACATTGGTACCCACGCGATCGACACCGCACGCTATCTCTGCGGCGAAATCGACGAAATTGTTGGCGCGGTTTCGAATATCTCGATCAAGGAGCGCTTCGTTGCCGCCGGCGCGACGGTCGGGCATGACAGGGGGGACCTGAGCACAGAGAAAAAGACCGTCGACAACGACGACGTGATGTCGGCCCTTCTGCGTTTTCGCAGCGGTGCGCAGGGCCTGTTTTCCGCAAGCCGTGTGGCCATCGGCATGGGCAACACGCTTTCGTTCGAGGTTTTCGGGACGAAGGCCAGCGCGAAGTTCTCGACGAAACTCCTCAACCAGTATGAGATTGCGCGCTTCGACGGCTCGGGACAGACGCCCTTCGCTACCGTCGCGAACCGGCCGTCCTCACCGAATCTAAAAGAGATGCTTCCCGTCCCCTATGACGGCGTCGGTGTCGGATACGCCGAAATCTTCGGTTTCATGATCCACGACTTCCTGACCGCGATCGCGGAACGCAAACCGATCGCAAGCGGCACGCTGCTCGACGGGTTGCGCGTGGCAGAAATTCTGGACGCGATCCAACGGTCAGCCGAGACGGGTACTGCGACGCGTATCGCGCACGCGCCAGCCTGA
- a CDS encoding ABC transporter substrate-binding protein — translation MVRRLLLTLAISASAMAIGGAAWADITILVPSGSEGDGLRAAAADYSKMKGSKVEIVQAPYANVFEKAANAGQTKSGAFDIVLMDDPWIPFFAENGHLEDLSPYFAKLGIPGPDNDFLAKSLAVCRNPYSIGPFVCIPYVGNAQMFFYDGAKFAEAGVSGAPATWDDVYKAAKAITDAGGGRFYGYVFRGGQGNNVVADFMPILWSYGANLFNADRSKVTLDSKEAKDAMTMFMTLKGISPKGVESFAPEDVGRAMTSGIAASSINWPNWVATFEDPSQSQVVGKISYAPMPAGSHAGSSEIGHWTMGVMSAAKNKQEAFDFMVWATSPEQIKISATRGNPPVRFSVFTDPELTSQPQFRHYPTLMQAINFSTPRPRHPKWPEIENALGIELSKAVAGTESPDQALANAQTAIQKITGISQ, via the coding sequence ATGGTTCGCAGACTGCTTCTCACTTTGGCAATATCGGCATCCGCCATGGCAATCGGCGGAGCGGCGTGGGCTGATATCACAATCCTTGTCCCGTCAGGCAGCGAGGGCGACGGACTTAGAGCCGCTGCAGCCGACTACTCGAAGATGAAGGGCTCGAAGGTCGAAATCGTACAGGCGCCCTACGCCAACGTTTTCGAGAAGGCGGCGAATGCCGGGCAGACGAAATCGGGTGCTTTCGACATCGTGCTGATGGACGACCCCTGGATCCCGTTCTTTGCCGAGAACGGCCACCTCGAGGATCTCAGTCCCTATTTTGCCAAACTCGGTATCCCTGGTCCCGACAACGACTTCCTGGCGAAGTCGCTGGCGGTTTGCCGCAATCCCTACAGTATCGGTCCGTTTGTCTGCATTCCCTATGTCGGCAATGCGCAGATGTTCTTCTATGACGGTGCCAAGTTCGCTGAGGCCGGCGTTTCCGGCGCGCCCGCAACGTGGGATGATGTCTACAAGGCGGCCAAGGCGATTACTGACGCCGGCGGAGGGCGGTTCTACGGCTACGTCTTCCGCGGCGGGCAGGGCAACAACGTGGTCGCCGATTTCATGCCAATCCTGTGGTCGTATGGCGCCAACCTCTTCAATGCCGACCGCAGCAAGGTGACGCTCGACAGCAAGGAAGCCAAGGACGCGATGACGATGTTCATGACGCTCAAGGGCATCTCCCCGAAGGGTGTCGAGAGCTTTGCCCCCGAGGACGTCGGTCGCGCAATGACGTCGGGCATCGCTGCCTCGTCGATCAACTGGCCGAACTGGGTCGCCACGTTCGAGGACCCGAGCCAGAGCCAGGTGGTCGGCAAGATCTCCTACGCGCCGATGCCGGCCGGCTCGCACGCCGGTTCATCGGAAATTGGCCACTGGACCATGGGCGTGATGTCGGCCGCGAAGAACAAGCAGGAAGCCTTCGATTTCATGGTCTGGGCAACATCGCCGGAGCAGATCAAGATTTCCGCCACGCGCGGCAATCCGCCGGTCCGCTTCTCTGTATTCACGGATCCTGAACTCACGTCGCAGCCGCAATTCCGGCACTATCCGACGCTGATGCAGGCGATCAACTTCTCGACACCGCGGCCGCGACATCCCAAATGGCCCGAGATAGAGAACGCACTCGGCATCGAGCTTTCCAAGGCGGTTGCCGGCACGGAGAGCCCAGACCAGGCGCTCGCCAATGCCCAGACAGCGATCCAGAAGATCACCGGCATCAGCCAATAG
- a CDS encoding carbohydrate ABC transporter permease, translating to METRTQYRTLGWMLRILAYLAMALALFITLFPVYWLAQNSIKLDIDIFAVPPVWFEFSPTLKHYEAAFIGQPFLIYAFNSLVIAMATTIVSLIFGTMAGYALARFQYPGQWRNQISFWILSTRMMPPIVTIIPLFIFFNFFNLLNTKFAVVVAYTAFNLPFVTWMMKSYFQDLPPELEEAAMVDGDTRWGAFLRIALPLARPGIAATAIFSLILSWNEFLLALILTQTDRSMTLPVGISGRVTQYTTHWGEISAAGFLSSVPIIVFALIVQKHLVRGLSLGAVKG from the coding sequence ATGGAAACGCGCACCCAGTATCGCACCCTTGGCTGGATGCTACGGATTCTGGCCTATCTGGCGATGGCTTTGGCGCTGTTTATCACCCTCTTCCCCGTCTACTGGCTTGCCCAGAACTCGATCAAGCTCGACATCGACATCTTCGCGGTGCCCCCGGTATGGTTCGAATTTTCACCGACCCTCAAGCACTACGAGGCGGCCTTCATAGGGCAGCCATTTCTAATCTACGCCTTCAACAGCCTGGTCATCGCGATGGCGACGACGATCGTCTCGCTGATCTTCGGCACCATGGCCGGCTACGCCTTGGCCCGCTTCCAGTATCCAGGCCAATGGCGCAATCAGATTTCGTTCTGGATCCTGTCGACGCGCATGATGCCGCCGATCGTGACGATCATTCCGCTATTCATCTTCTTCAACTTCTTCAATCTGTTGAACACCAAGTTTGCCGTCGTCGTGGCCTACACCGCCTTTAACCTTCCTTTCGTGACCTGGATGATGAAGAGCTATTTCCAGGATCTTCCCCCTGAACTGGAAGAGGCTGCGATGGTCGATGGAGACACGCGATGGGGCGCCTTTCTCCGGATCGCGCTGCCGCTGGCGCGGCCGGGCATAGCCGCAACGGCGATCTTCAGCCTGATCCTGTCCTGGAACGAGTTCCTGCTGGCGCTAATCCTGACGCAGACGGACCGGTCGATGACCCTGCCAGTCGGCATTTCCGGCCGGGTGACCCAATACACCACGCATTGGGGCGAGATCAGCGCCGCCGGCTTCCTCTCCAGCGTCCCGATCATCGTCTTCGCGCTGATCGTCCAGAAGCATCTCGTCCGGGGGCTGTCCCTGGGCGCGGTCAAGGGGTGA
- a CDS encoding sugar ABC transporter permease codes for MTTTPGGVGAALERWRERHLRILMLAPTLLILAGLTLFPTVYMFTAAVQKVSPDPDVPREFVGLGNFARMLSDPELHLAVKNTLVFTGVAVTLEFLLGLGLALLFDKYIRRLNFLKTVLLLPMMIPPIAVALTWKLIYQPQFGVLNELMFRLGLPSQAWAGDVNLAMATIIAADVWEWTPFIFLLMLAGLASLPSEPYEAAQVDGASAWRQFWDLTIPFLKPVIAIALLLRIMDALRLFDLVFILTVGGPAGATETLSLYIFKIAFTFVDIGYAAAVSLVVLFVTVGFSTWFIKRLRLVD; via the coding sequence ATGACCACTACGCCCGGCGGCGTTGGTGCGGCGCTTGAGCGCTGGCGCGAGCGGCATTTGCGCATCCTCATGCTGGCGCCGACGCTCCTGATCCTCGCCGGGCTGACGCTCTTTCCGACCGTCTACATGTTTACCGCGGCGGTGCAGAAGGTCAGTCCGGACCCGGATGTACCGCGCGAGTTCGTCGGTCTCGGCAATTTCGCGCGGATGCTCTCCGACCCGGAACTCCACCTTGCCGTCAAGAACACGCTGGTCTTCACTGGCGTGGCGGTGACGCTGGAATTCCTGCTCGGCCTTGGCCTGGCCCTGCTTTTCGACAAGTACATCCGCCGGCTGAACTTCCTCAAGACGGTCCTGCTGTTGCCCATGATGATCCCGCCGATCGCCGTCGCGCTGACGTGGAAGCTCATTTATCAGCCGCAGTTCGGTGTCCTCAACGAACTGATGTTCCGCCTGGGGTTGCCGTCCCAGGCCTGGGCCGGCGATGTTAACCTCGCCATGGCGACGATCATCGCGGCAGACGTGTGGGAGTGGACCCCATTCATCTTTCTGCTGATGCTGGCCGGCTTGGCAAGCCTTCCGAGCGAACCTTATGAGGCGGCGCAGGTCGACGGCGCATCCGCCTGGCGGCAGTTCTGGGACCTGACCATTCCCTTCCTCAAGCCGGTCATCGCCATCGCGTTGCTTCTGCGGATCATGGATGCGCTCAGGCTGTTCGATCTGGTGTTCATTCTCACCGTGGGTGGCCCGGCAGGCGCAACCGAAACACTCAGCCTCTACATCTTCAAGATTGCCTTCACCTTCGTCGACATCGGCTATGCGGCGGCGGTGTCGCTGGTGGTGCTGTTCGTGACTGTCGGCTTCAGCACCTGGTTCATCAAACGTCTACGACTGGTCGATTGA
- a CDS encoding sugar phosphate isomerase/epimerase: MKIGFNTDGFGHIPTEECLDQAAELGITNVEFCMGGWSRAPHVNIAELLASSAARDQLLGNVRDRGLEISALNCSGNQLHPGETGSIDSQLAYITVELAALLGVRRVVMMSGLPAGPGDSHPNWITSSWPPEAMEILGWQWKERILPWWRAFAAAAEKEGIRICVEQHGRQAVYNSESFFRLREAVGPTVGVNFDPSHLIWMGGDPVSAIGELGSSIYHVHGKDTRIELQSRINGLLDTKPVVPVRGRFWNYVSLGHGNPVRAWLEIVRALRAVGYDDVISIENEDYSLDAKEAVSTSVSTLKFCIAESAKDTP, translated from the coding sequence ATGAAAATCGGTTTCAATACGGATGGTTTTGGACATATCCCGACCGAGGAATGCCTCGACCAGGCCGCCGAGCTTGGCATCACGAACGTCGAGTTCTGCATGGGTGGATGGTCGCGCGCGCCGCACGTCAACATCGCCGAACTGCTCGCCAGTTCTGCAGCGCGCGATCAATTGCTCGGCAATGTGAGGGATCGCGGCCTCGAAATCTCGGCGTTGAACTGTTCGGGAAACCAGTTGCATCCCGGAGAAACCGGGTCGATCGACAGCCAGTTGGCCTATATCACGGTGGAACTTGCAGCACTGCTCGGCGTCCGGCGCGTGGTCATGATGTCGGGCCTCCCCGCGGGTCCTGGCGATAGCCATCCCAACTGGATCACATCATCATGGCCGCCTGAGGCTATGGAGATCCTGGGATGGCAATGGAAGGAGCGAATCCTGCCATGGTGGCGGGCGTTTGCAGCCGCGGCGGAGAAAGAGGGTATACGCATCTGCGTCGAGCAACATGGGCGGCAGGCCGTGTACAATTCAGAGAGTTTTTTTCGGCTGCGCGAGGCCGTGGGCCCCACGGTTGGCGTGAACTTCGATCCGTCACACCTCATCTGGATGGGTGGCGATCCGGTATCCGCCATCGGTGAACTGGGTTCCAGCATCTACCATGTGCATGGCAAGGATACGCGGATAGAGCTCCAGTCACGCATCAACGGATTGCTGGACACCAAGCCTGTTGTCCCTGTCCGCGGTCGCTTCTGGAACTACGTTTCGCTCGGCCACGGCAACCCCGTCAGGGCCTGGCTCGAAATCGTTCGAGCGTTGCGCGCTGTCGGCTACGACGATGTCATCTCGATCGAGAACGAGGACTACTCTCTTGATGCAAAGGAAGCGGTCTCCACTTCGGTTTCCACGCTCAAATTCTGTATCGCCGAGAGCGCGAAGGACACCCCCTGA